In Aspergillus luchuensis IFO 4308 DNA, chromosome 1, nearly complete sequence, the following are encoded in one genomic region:
- a CDS encoding putative MFS monosaccharide transporter (COG:C;~EggNog:ENOG410PJBY;~InterPro:IPR005828,IPR003663,IPR036259,IPR020846;~PFAM:PF00083,PF07690;~SMCOG1169:sugar transport protein;~TransMembrane:11 (i19-36o74-97i135-152o164-186i198-219o306-326i338-355o361-383i395-418o438-459i466-485o);~antiSMASH:Cluster_1.17;~go_component: GO:0016020 - membrane [Evidence IEA];~go_component: GO:0016021 - integral component of membrane [Evidence IEA];~go_function: GO:0022857 - transmembrane transporter activity [Evidence IEA];~go_process: GO:0055085 - transmembrane transport [Evidence IEA]) — MSDLIPSWNIVHKLEKRNLLIAINCIAALSILFFGYDQGMMSGVNNSKDYIDLMGFGYTKEVNGELTSVVTDSLLQGGIVSVYYLGTLCGALIGGWIGDKIGRIRTIASGAVWAILGASLQCAAQNHNWMICSRFINGIGTGILNAIVPVWATETAEHTSRGQFIAIEFTLNIFGVVVAYWLEFGLSFIDGGKSAFRWRFPIAFQIIFLLLLFFSVWFFPESPRWLVKVGREQEARYILGRLRGSTGDDAVRAEAEFRDIQNVAEMERSMNHSTSYLSMLFGHKTGKLHLGRRVQLVVWLQIMQEWVGIAGVTVYAPTIFSIAGFDSMKSQWLSGLNNVFYMFATLVCVFTLDRIGRRWTLYWGAVSQGIAMFLAGGFSRLAINARDSGDAARASSFGAAAAAMIFIFTAAFGATWLTVPWVYPAEIYPLAVRARGNAWGVVGWSIGNGWLTLLCPVMFGAIGEKTLYVFAASNVIAIPMVWAFYPESNQRTLEDMDLLFASESPWVWDAERTFKQLKAENPGYVEATARKGGVVLEHVDV; from the exons ATGAGTGACCTAATACCATCATGGAATATTGTCCACAAATTGGAGAAGCGTAATCTTCTCATCGCTATCAATTGCATCGCAGCCTTGTCAATCCTGTTTTTCGGGTATGACCAGGGAATGATGTCGGGTGTGAACAACTCCAAAGACTACATCGACCTTATGGGATTCGGATATACCAAGGAAGTGAACGGAGAGCTTACCTCTGTCGTTACAGACAGTCTTTTACAAGGCGGAATTGTGTCTGTCTACTACCTGGGCACTTTGTGCGGTGCACTAATCGGTGGCTGGATCGGTGACAAGATTGGCAGAATCAGGACTATCGCTTCGGGTGCGGTCTGGGCGATTTTGGGGGCGTCATTGCAATGCGCAGCACAGAACCACAATTGGATGATATGCT CCCGTTTTATCAATGGTATCGGCACGGGAATCCTGAATGCTATTGTGCCCGTCTGGGCCACAGAGACAGCCGAACATACCTCTCGTGGACAATTCATTGCGATCGAATTTACTCTCAACATCTTCGGTGTCGTAGTGGCTTACTGGCTTGAATT TGGCTTGTCATTCATCGATGGCGGCAAATCCGCGTTCCGCTGGCGCTTCCCCATCGCGTTTCAGATTAtcttcttgcttctcttgTTTTTCTCGGTCTGGTTCTTTCCCGAATCACCACGTTGGCTGGTCAAAGTTGGTCGCGAGCAAGAAGCGCGTTACATCCTTGGCCGTCTTCGAGGAAGTACCGGCGACGATGCTGTCCGCGCTGAAGCCGAATTCCGGGATATCCAGAACGTTGCAGAAATGGAACGATCGATGAACCACAGCACTTCATACCTATCAATGCTTTTTGGACACAAGACAGGCAAACTGCATCTTGGACGACGTGTGCAGCTGGTCGTCTGGCTTCAGATCATGCAGGAATGGGTTGGTATCGCAGGTGTCACTGTTT ATGCGCCCACCATCTTCAGCATCGCCGGCTTTGACTCGATGAAGAGTCAATGGCTTAGTGGTCTGAATAACGTCTTCTACATG TTTGCAACGCTCGTATGTGTCTTCACGCTCGATCGTATCGGTCGTCGATGGACCCTATACTGGGGAGCCGTCAGTCAAGGAATCGCCATGTTCCTAGCAGGAGGATTCTCCCGCCTAGCCATCAATGCTCGCGACTCGGGCGATGCTGCTCGCGCCAGTTCCTTCggagcagccgcagccgcaatGATTTTCATTTTTACTGCTGCTTTCGGAGCCACATGGCTGACAG TACCCTGGGTCTATCCCGCCGAGATCTATCCCCTCGCAGTACGAGCCCGCGGAAACGCCTGGGGCGTAGTCGGGTGGAGTATCGGCAACGGATGGCTG ACACTTCTATGCCCTGTGATGTTCGGCGCCATTGGCGAGAAAACGCTATATGTATTCGCGGCTAGCAACGTCATCGCGATTCCGATGGTGTGGGCATTCTACCCAGAGAGCAATCAACGTACCTTGGAGGACATGGATCTGCTTTTCGCGTCGGAGAGCCCGTGGGTATGGGATGCAGAGAGGACGTTCAAGCAGCTGAAGGCAGAGAATCCGGGATATGTGGAGGCGACGGCGCGAAAGGGTGGCGTGGTGTTGGAGCATGTGGATGTATGA
- a CDS encoding uncharacterized protein (antiSMASH:Cluster_1.17), giving the protein MAQSAIPATLYHPLQLIVGFPGPADTAAFFESPSPYMECVPQTPTPDDAMLAAEFRSITTLFPYTTPTAHSAMPSQFPPRTLAHNPSVCSSAA; this is encoded by the coding sequence ATGGCCCAATCCGCTATCCCAGCTACTCTGTACCACCCGCTTCAGCTTATCGTTGGCTTCCCGGGCCCCGCCGATACCGCTGCTTTCTTCGAATCTCCAAGTCCGTACATGGAGTGCGTTCCCCAGACGCCAACCCCGGATGATGCAATGTTAGCAGCCGAGTTTCGCTCGATCACCACCCTGTTTCCCTACACGACACCTACAGCACATAGTGCCATGCCGTCTCAGTTTCCACCTCGGACATTGGCTCATAATCCTTCGGTCTGCAGCTCGGCAGCATAG
- the LPD1 gene encoding dihydrolipoyl dehydrogenase (COG:C;~EggNog:ENOG410PGM9;~InterPro:IPR036188,IPR006258,IPR004099,IPR023753, IPR016156;~PFAM:PF02852,PF00070;~SMCOG1175:pyridine nucleotide-disulfide oxidoreductase;~antiSMASH:Cluster_1.17;~go_function: GO:0004148 - dihydrolipoyl dehydrogenase activity [Evidence IEA];~go_function: GO:0016491 - oxidoreductase activity [Evidence IEA];~go_function: GO:0050660 - flavin adenine dinucleotide binding [Evidence IEA];~go_process: GO:0045454 - cell redox homeostasis [Evidence IEA];~go_process: GO:0055114 - oxidation-reduction process [Evidence IEA]): protein MMKAKDTSVEGLTKGIEFLFKKNGVDYVKGTGALVDQNTVKVNLLDGGEQTLRGKNILIATGSEATPFPGLNIDEKRIITSTGALSLKEVPKKMIVIGGGIIGLEMASVWSRLGSEVTVVEFLNQIGGPGMDADIAKQAQKILQKQGIKFKTGTKVTKGDDSGATVALSVEAAKGGKEETLDADVVLVAIGRRPYTEGLNLESVGVEKDERGRLVIDQEYRTKIPNIRVIGDCTFGPMLAHKAEEEAVAAIEYIKKGYGHVNYGCIPSVMYTHPEVAWVGQNEQEVKAAGIKYRVGTFPFSANSRAKTNLETEGQVKFIADAETDRILGVHIIGPNAGEMIAEATLAVEYGASCEDIARTCHAHPTLAEAFKEAAMATYSKAIHF from the exons atgatgaaggccAAGGACACTTCCGTCGAGGGTCTGACTAAGGGTATCGAGTTCTTGTTCAAGAAGAACGGTGTCGACTACGTCAAGGGTACTGGTGCTCTCGTTGACCAGAACACCGTCAAGGTTAACCTCCTCGACGGTGGTGAGCAGACCCTGCGCGGAAAGAACATCCTCATTGCCACTGGTTCTGAGGCTACTCCTTTCCCCGGCCTCAACATTGACGAGAAGAGAATCATCACCAGCACTGGTGCTCTCTCCCTCAAGGAGGTTCCCAAGAAGATGATCGtcatcggtggtggtatcaTTGGTCTGGAAATG GCCTCTGTTTGGTCCCGCCTCGGCTCTGAGGTCACCGTCGTCGAGTTCCTGAACCAGATCGGCGGTCCCGGCATGGACGCCGACATCGCCAAGCAGGCCCAGAAGATCCTCCAGAAGCAGGGTATCAAGTTCAAGACCGGCACCAAGGTTACCAAGGGTGACGACAGCGGTGCTACCGTCGCTCTGAGCGTTGAGGCCGCCAAGGGTGGTAAGGAGGAGACCCTCGACGCTGACGTTGTCCTCGTCGCCATCGGTCGCCGCCCCTACACCGAGGGTCTCAACCTCGAGAGCGTCGGTGTCGAGAAGGACGAGCGCGGCCGTCTTGTCATCGACCAGGAGTACCGCACCAAGATCCCCAACATCCGCGTGATCGGTGACTGCACTTTCGGACCCATGCTTGCCCacaaggccgaggaggaggccgtCGCTGCCATCGAGTACATCAAGAAGGGCTACGGCCACGTCAACTACGGCTGCATCCCCAGCGTCATGTACACCCACCCCGAAGTCGCCTGGGTTGGCCAGAACGAGCAGGAAGTCAAGGCTGCCGGCATCAAGTACCGTGTCGGTACCTTCCCCTTCAGCGCCAACTCCCGTGCCAAGACCAACCTCGAGACTGAGGGCCAGGTCAAGTTCATCGCCGATGCTGAGACCGACCGCATCCTCGGTGTCCACATCATCGGCCCCAACGCCGGTGAGATGATCGCCGAGGCCACCCTGGCTGTCGAGTACGGTGCCTCTTGCGAGGACATTGCTCGCACCTGCCACGCTCACCCTACCCTGGCTGAGGCCTTCAAGGAGGCTGCCATGGCTACCTACTCCAAGGCCATCCACTTCTAA
- a CDS encoding SDR family NAD(P)-dependent oxidoreductase (COG:Q;~EggNog:ENOG410PPEB;~InterPro:IPR036291,IPR002347;~PFAM:PF08659,PF00106,PF13561;~SMCOG1001:short-chain dehydrogenase/reductase SDR;~antiSMASH:Cluster_1.17;~go_process: GO:0055114 - oxidation-reduction process [Evidence IEA]) produces MVIRGTQLDGVALVVGSGRGIGQQAAFSLAEAGARVIVFADMNTETATASAEESKQYATNPEYQSTHFTVNVTDQDGVQAMVDFVVEKFGRLDYAVNAAGVDNGVHTPFADTDIDNFDRVQTINARGMFLCCRAEAAAMRMQTSRTFTSRTGTRDIGRGAIVNVCSANSFAGLPGKGSYTVSKHACMAVTKMVGLDHSAEGIRCNAVCPIWVRTPLLDVELERNPQVRAEIEAVIPIKRAAESDEVGDTIVYLLSPSASYVNATSLLLDAAVTATLRFH; encoded by the exons ATGGTCATCAGAGGCACTCAATTAGATGGCGTCGCTCTGGTCGTCGGC TCTGGTCGTGGCATCGGCCAACAAGCCGCCTTCTCCCTCGCCGAAGCAGGCGCCCgtgtcatcgtcttcgccgaCATGAACACCGAAACAGCCACTGCCTCCGCTGAAGAGAGCAAGCAATACGCCACGAACCCGGAATACCAATCCACCCACTTCACCGTCAACGTGACCGACCAAGACGGCGTGCAAGCCATGGTTGACTTTGTCGTCGAGAAGTTCGGGCGGCTGGACTATGCCGTCAACGCTGCAGGA GTTGACAACGGCGTGCACACCCCCTTCGCCGACACCGACATCGACAACTTCGACCGCGTCCAGACCATCAACGCACGCGGTATGTTCCTCTGCTGCCgcgccgaagccgccgccATGCGCATGCAGACCTCACGCACCTTCACCAGCCGCACCGGCACCCGGGACATTGGTCGTGGCGCCATCGTGAACGTCTGCTCAGCCAACTCCTTCGCCGGACTGCCCGGGAAGGGATCGTATACCGTCTCCAAGCATGCCTGCATGGCGGTGACGAAGATGGTTG GACTGGACCACTCCGCCGAAGGCATCCGCTGCAACGCCGTGTGTCCCATCTGGGTCCGCACCCCTCTTCTTGACGTCGAGTTGGAGCGGAACCCGCAGGTGCGCGCGGAGATCGAGGCCGTTATACCCATTAAGCGTGCGGCGGAGAGTGATGAGGTGGGAGATACAATTGTTTATTTGCTTAGTCCGTCGGCGAGTTATGTGAATGCTACgagtttgttgttggatgcGGCGGTCACGGCGACGTTGAGGTTTCATTga
- a CDS encoding uncharacterized protein (COG:G;~EggNog:ENOG410PIBT;~InterPro:IPR020846,IPR011701,IPR036259;~PFAM:PF07690;~SMCOG1005:Drug resistance transporter, EmrB/QacA;~TransMembrane:14 (i28-46o68-86i98-117o123-144i156-178o190-208i220-248o260-284i305-325o337-357i369-387o399-420i432-455o509-527i);~antiSMASH:Cluster_1.17;~go_function: GO:0022857 - transmembrane transporter activity [Evidence IEA];~go_process: GO:0055085 - transmembrane transport [Evidence IEA]), whose product MSETRASTTVEGHETAATVPGHHESKPLTWFLVVFSLLAALFLFALDNTIVANVQPAIIGTLGEIEKLPWISVAFALGAIATDLPWGQIYGHFNNKFLFLASVVIFEVGSAVCGAAPTMNALIVGRAICGIGGMGIYLGTVNMVSALTTEAQRPLYLGFVGLTWGIGTILGPIIGGAFADNTSATWRWSFYINLCIGGLAAPVYFWLLPQTASPRPGQPLLTRIWALDVVGMVLSAGAITSLIMAISFGGSLYEWGSGRIIGLFVCSGVLWLLFIGQQAWSLGLRPEAQGQRLFPTTLVRSWEMDVLFAQMASAQVLVMVPIYFLPILFQFAHNDSALASGVHLLPFVLVLVVAVMLNGALMAQLGYYMPWYLAGACLALAGSALFYTVGPDTSSARLYGYSVLTAFGVGCYSQAGFPVAQVKVSPAKLTQAVAFIGVGQVGGIALALTISNTIFLNKATSRISTILPQQSRSTIQQAISGVRAELFSSLSVAQRQRVVAAIVSSVDDVFVLMIAAAALSVVLALVMKRERLFVIPSKGDGEDVEEEVMTTKEQSSQ is encoded by the coding sequence ATGTCCGAGACTCGAGCTTCAACAACGGTTGAGGGCCATGAGACAGCCGCAACCGTTCCGGGCCATCACGAATCGAAGCCCCTGACATGGTTTCTTGTCGTCTTCTCCTTATTAGCAGCCCTGTTCCTGTTTGCACTGGACAACACCATTGTGGCCAATGTCCAACCTGCTATCATCGGAACTCTGGGGGAAATTGAGAAACTCCCATGGATCTCCGTTGCATTTGCCCTTGGGGCCATCGCGACTGATCTCCCCTGGGGTCAGATATACGGACACTTCAACAACaaattcctcttcctcgccagcGTAGTGATCTTCGAGGTGGGCTCCGCTGTCTGCGGAGCGGCACCCACCATGAACGCGCTGATCGTGGGTCGGGCGATTTGTGGCATCGGCGGCATGGGCATCTATCTGGGCACGGTCAACATGGTATCAGCCTTGACCACGGAAGCCCAACGACCGCTCTACCTGGGGTTTGTCGGGTTGACATGGGGAATTGGAACCATACTCGGACCCATCATCGGCGGTGCCTTCGCCGACAATACCTCGGCCACCTGGCGCTGGTCCTTCTACATCAATCTCTGCATCGGAGGGCTAGCAGCCCCGGTGTACTTCTGGCTGCTGCCCCAGACTGCCTCACCACGTCCAGGACAGCCGCTATTGACGCGTATATGGGCGCTGGATGTAGTCGGGATGGTGCTGAGCGCGGGGGCCATCACCAGTCTCATCATGGCGATCTCGTTTGGGGGCAGCTTGTATGAATGGGGGAGCGGGCGGATCATCGGGCTTTTTGTGTGCTCGGGCGTTCTATGGCTGCTATTCATTGGGCAACAGGCGTGGTCGCTGGGACTACGACCGGAGGCGCAGGGCCAGCGGCTCTTCCCGACGACGCTCGTCCGCTCGTGGGAGATGGACGTGCTCTTCGCACAGATGGCCAGTGCCcaggtgttggtgatggtgcccATCTACTTCCTGCCCATTCTGTTCCAGTTCGCGCATAACGACAGCGCGTTGGCTAGCGGGGTGCACCTACTACCATTTGTGCTCGTGCTTGTCGTGGCCGTCATGCTAAACGGCGCCCTTATGGCCCAGCTAGGCTACTACATGCCATGGTACCTGGCGGGTGCCTGCCTCGCCCTTGCTGGCAGCGCCCTTTTCTATACCGTCGGTCCCGACACCAGCAGCGCTCGTCTGTATGGCTACTCGGTGCTCACGGCCTTTGGCGTCGGCTGCTACTCCCAGGCTGGGTTTCCCGTCGCTCAGGTCAAAGTCTCCCCGGCCAAACTCACCCAGGCGGTCGCCTTTATCGGCGTCGGTCAGGTTGGCGGTATTGCCCTCGCCTTGaccatctccaacaccatCTTCCTCAACAAGGCCACTAGCcgcatctccaccatccttcCTCAGCAGTCTCGCTCGACTATCCAGCAGGCCATCTCCGGTGTGCGCGCTGAGTTGTTTAGCTCGTTGAGTGTTGCACAGCGTCAGCGCGTGGTGGCTGCCATTGTGAGCAGTGTCGATGATGTATTTGTCCTGATgattgccgctgccgctctGTCTGTGGTGCTGGCGTTGGTCATGAAACGGGAACGATTATTCGTGATACCGTCGAaaggagatggtgaagatgtcgaAGAAGAGGTAATGACAACGAAAGAACAGAGCTCACAATAA